The nucleotide sequence GTTGTTGTTCTGGTGCAATATCCCAGAAGTATAACTTCATAGTTTCAGAGAATAACTTCTCGTCTAATGGCTTATAATAATCTTTGAAATGATCATCTTTTCCAGTTCTTAGCTTTTCGATAGCAGCATCTACTTTTTCTTGATCTACAGTATCAGCACTTAATAGTTTTCCTAATTTTTTAAAAGAGGCAGCATAACGTAATAGCTCAGAACCACTATAGAAAGCTTCTCTAAAATACCAGTTGCTTAAGTTGTAATCTCCTGATGCAGTGTAAGCCTCATCAAACATATTTACCACTTCACCATATTTAGCTTTACGATCTTCATTAGCATCAGCCCAAGCTTGGAAACTGTCTTCGATTCCTCTTTTCTCATCAGCAACTTTTAATTGCTTTAAAGCTTTAGTTTGACCTTGGAAATATTTCCAATAGTTAGCGGTGCGAGCAAATTTGGAAGAGTATTGTAAACGAACTTTTGGATCAGTGCTCATGAATTCTCTCATCACGTCTAACTTGGCTGTTCTGATCTTTACAACAGCAGGGTTGCTTTCGGTGATAGCTTGGTCGATACCATAAGAAGTTAAATATCTATCAGTAGAACCTGGGTTTCCCATGATGAAAGCGAAGTCACCTGGTTTTCTATCTTTAATAGAAACAGGAAGGTAATGCTTGCTTTTGTATGGAAGGTTATCTTTAGAATATTCAGCTGGCTTACCATCTTTTCCCATATAAACACGGAAAACAGAGAAGTCACCAGTATGGCGAGGCCACATCCAGTTATCAGTATCAGCACCATATTTACCAACGGCTTCTGGAGGAGTTCCTACCAAACGAACATCAGTAAATACTTCGTAAATCACTAAATAAAATTCATTACCTGCAAAGTAGCTTTCAACGATAGCTTTATAATGGTTATCTTTAGTAGCTTCTTCAATTAAAGCCTCCTCATTTTTAGCTAAAACTTCACTTCTTTGTCCTTCTGTCATGGTATCTGAAACACCATCTAACATTTTAGCAGTTACATCGTCCATACGAACTAAGAACTTCACAGTTAAACCCTCAATAGGAATTTCTTCGTCTTTGCTTTTCGACCAAAAACCATCAGTTAAATAATCGTGCTCAATAGTACTTACTTGTTGAATCGAACCATATCCACAGTGGTGGTTGGTGAAAATAAGACCTTCAGGAGAAACGATTTCACCAGTACATCCGCCACCGAAAATGATGATGGCATCTTTTAAGCTTGATTTATTAACGCTATAAACATCTTCGGCTGAAAGTTTAAAGCCTTGCTTTTTCATGTCCTTAATGTTCAACTGCTTGAGGAACATTGGAACCCACATACCCTCATCAGCTTTCAATGCAGGCTGCAATGCAAGAACAAGAGCAAAAGTTAAAATGATTAATTTTCTCATTATTATTTGATTTTATTAAAATTTCTAGGGCGCAAAGTAAACAATAATTTTGATAAAATCCACACTTTTAGTCCACTAAATGAGCTATTTAGAGCATTATTAACACAGATAATATGTACGCCTGTGAACACTTTTTTATAACTTTCTCATTTTATGATTCCTATAGCAGTATTTTTTAATGTCTTTTTATCAGAAGAATAAGTTTTTGTTTTTTAATTGTGAGGTGGATGTGGTGGGTTTGAGTGATTAAGGGGCGTTTTTATGAATATATGCCATCTCAATTGACTCCAAGGGAGTCAAATATACATGACCATGGGTTTTTAATATGAAATGCTGAGCTATAAGTCGGCATTAAGATAATTCTCCGAATTAAAATGATCTGGCCGACTTGAGGAAAATGGGGGGATTCAATTACCACGGGTTAAAACCATGTGGTAATTTTAATAGAAGCCTTGGTTAATTGTCTTGAATATCTCTTGTATTCTATAATTTGAGATTTAATTATTGCCAATTTAGAAGAAACAAAATTCTGATATTTATTATCTGAAAGTCAAAAGATTCAGCTTATGTAAAATACGAATATTCAGAATTATATCAGGCTATAAGTTAAAAAAATGAGCTGAGTAGAAATTATCCGTTATCCCAATGAACTCTAAAAGAGTCAAATATAATTCACCATGGGTTTTTAACCCGTGGTAAATATATGCACGAGGATTATAGCGGCCGTCTGGAAAACCTAAGGAATAAAACAAAAAGGCAAGGCGGCTGAGTGTGGACCTAAAAAAACGCCCTCCCAAAAAAATGCAAACAAAAAACTCAAAGCCCAATTAAATGCTCCAATTGCTTATCATTGCAAAATATTATGGCTGGAATTTATATACATATCCCCTTTTGCAAAAAGAAATGTCACTATTGTAATTTCTTTTCATTGGCAACCACTCGCTATCGTCCAGAGTTTCTGGAATCGCTATTGCTTGAAATTGAGCAGAGAAGAAACTAT is from Lentimicrobium sp. L6 and encodes:
- a CDS encoding S46 family peptidase — protein: MRKLIILTFALVLALQPALKADEGMWVPMFLKQLNIKDMKKQGFKLSAEDVYSVNKSSLKDAIIIFGGGCTGEIVSPEGLIFTNHHCGYGSIQQVSTIEHDYLTDGFWSKSKDEEIPIEGLTVKFLVRMDDVTAKMLDGVSDTMTEGQRSEVLAKNEEALIEEATKDNHYKAIVESYFAGNEFYLVIYEVFTDVRLVGTPPEAVGKYGADTDNWMWPRHTGDFSVFRVYMGKDGKPAEYSKDNLPYKSKHYLPVSIKDRKPGDFAFIMGNPGSTDRYLTSYGIDQAITESNPAVVKIRTAKLDVMREFMSTDPKVRLQYSSKFARTANYWKYFQGQTKALKQLKVADEKRGIEDSFQAWADANEDRKAKYGEVVNMFDEAYTASGDYNLSNWYFREAFYSGSELLRYAASFKKLGKLLSADTVDQEKVDAAIEKLRTGKDDHFKDYYKPLDEKLFSETMKLYFWDIAPEQQPTVLVENAKKYQGNFIAWAGDLFRATHFADAASVEALLDNPTADAINNDPAIQIWNGFFETYMSIKPMAMPVADKMAKANRLFVAGLREQNPNTKYYPDANFTMRLTYGTVGGYSPADAEEFKYYTTTDGILQKEDPTNPEFVVPAKLKELILAKDFGPYANKKGEMPVAFLSNNDITGGNSGSPIMDAHGNLIGLAFDGNWEAMSGDIAFDPKLQRTINVDARYVLFIIDKLGGAQNIIDELTIVK